Proteins co-encoded in one Oculatellaceae cyanobacterium genomic window:
- a CDS encoding photosystem II reaction center protein T, which yields MEAVVYILVLTLAIATLFFAIAFREPPRIEKK from the coding sequence ATGGAAGCGGTTGTTTACATTTTGGTTTTAACTTTGGCGATAGCTACGCTGTTCTTTGCGATCGCCTTTCGGGAACCACCCCGAATCGAGAAGAAGTAG